One window of Trichomycterus rosablanca isolate fTriRos1 chromosome 2, fTriRos1.hap1, whole genome shotgun sequence genomic DNA carries:
- the gjb9b gene encoding gap junction protein beta 9b, giving the protein MNWISLEALLSGVNKYSTAFGRVWLSMVFIFRVLVFVVAAQPVWGDETKDFVCNTVQPGCSSVCYDHTFPISHIRLWALQLILVTCPSFLVMGHVKFREQKNQKQKVYANPGKKRGGLWWTYLFSLIFKAVIDTGFLYILYYIYHGYDMPRLIKCHLEPCPNVVDCYISRPTEKKIFTFFMVVTSALCILMCIIEIIYLVCKCCSKAFHKRLKREGMRYAERHELGISRSRCKFKVDPTASSTQSICKDKKETVVELSYSN; this is encoded by the coding sequence ATGAACTGGATATCTTTGGAGGCCCTCCTCAGTGGGGTAAACAAATACTCCACTGCTTTTGGTCGTGTCTGGCTCTCTATGGTTTTCATCTTCCGTGTGCTGGTGTTCGTGGTTGCGGCGCAGCCAGTTTGGGGAGACGAGACGAAGGACTTTGTGTGTAACACGGTTCAACCTGGCTGCAGTAGTGTATGCTATGACCATACATTCCCCATTTCTCACATTCGTCTGTGGGCCCTGCAACTCATATTAGTAACCTGCCCTTCTTTCCTGGTAATGGGACATGTGAAGTTCCGTGAACAAAAGAATCAGAAACAGAAGGTGTATGCCAACCCAGGCAAGAAACGTGGTGGGCTATGGTGGACATACTTGTTCAGTCTGATATTCAAAGCAGTCATTGATACTGGCTTCCTCTACATACTGTACTATATTTATCATGGATATGACATGCCGCGTCTCATAAAATGCCATTTAGAACCCTGTCCCAATGTGGTAGACTGCTACATTTCTCGCCCCACAGAAAAGAAGATCTTCACTTTCTTTATGGTTGTCACATCTGCCTTGTGCATCCTCATGTGTATCATTGAGATAATCTACCTGGTTTGTAAGTGTTGCAGCAAGGCATTCCATAAGCGTTTGAAGCGAGAAGGTATGCGATATGCTGAGAGGCATGAACTTGGGATTTCTAGATCGAGGTGTAAATTTAAGGTGGATCCTACTGCTTCCTCCACCCAAAGCATTTGCAAAGACAAGAAGGAGACGGTTGTTGAACTTAGTTATAGTAACTGA